In Gemmatimonadales bacterium, the DNA window CGGCGCCTTCGCGGCACCAATCTGCGCGGGCGGTTGCCCACTCCGCGCCGGCGCGCCGGCCCACGGCTCCCGTGCGCGCCGCGGCATCGCCGCTCACCGTGCCAACCCCTGCCACACTCGCTGTGTCCGCCCCGGCCCCCGCCCCGGCGCCGGTCGCGCGGGGTGCCGGGACGGCGCTCGAGCCCGGCGAGTCGGTCACCCAGTTGCCAGCCACTGCCGCGGCACCGGGCTCGCTCCCACCGGTCGACCTGGTGTCGGATCGCGACCTCCACCGACACCCGTTCGTCATCATCGGCGACGACCGATGCATCCCGCGCCGCGGCGACCTGTTTCCCCGTCCGAGACACTTCCGATAGGCGATCGCAGCCACGATCCGTTCCTCAGACTTGCCGGGTCGGCGCCGGCCGGTCCGCCTCGGCCGCCTGCTCGGCGCCCGTGTCCCACGCCTCGCCGGCCGACCGGAGCACATCCGGCACCACCGCCTCGCTCGCGGGCAGGCCTTCCTGCTGGAGGTAGCGCACGACGGCGGCGGGGATAAGGCGCTCCAGGCGCGTGATCGCGTCCGCGTAGTCGCGGAAATGCTGCCGGCCGAGCTCCGAGGGCTCGTGTTGGCCCAGCGAGCGGGCCGTGGTGTCGAGCATCAGATATCCGACCGCGGCGAGATTGAACGCCGTGTAGTCGTCGCGAAGATTCTTCGGCAGACCTTCGCTGCGGAAAAGATCGATCGCCCCGGCTGCCGCGCCGGCCGCGACGGAGCCCGCCCGCTTGATCGCGCTGGCCACGCCGCCCGCGTCGCGCGCCTCCTTGAGGCCTTTCAAGTCCGAAATGTGGTGCTCCACGGTCCGGTGGAACTGGCGCAGCTCGGTGAGGATCTCGGGATAGTCCTTGAGGTCGTCCAGCTGGCTCTTCAGCGCCGTCTCGACGTGCTCTTCGAGCGACAGCATGTCGGTGACATAGCTGTTGATCGCGTCGTTGGTGTCGTATGCCATGTGTCCCCACGCAGCTTGAGGTAATCCCCGCCCGATCGGGCGGTCGCTGCGTCCAACATCGGGCCTCATCCCACGGGAAACTGTGCGGAAGATCACGGGGCGCGCGCCGCGTTGCCGGCCACCGCACCGCGGGGCGCGACGCACGGATAGGACGCACGCTGATTCAGCGGGAAACCGGGCGGAAAATGCGTGTCGTGCGGGAAAGGTCGGGCTATTTCAGCGAGATGTATCGGCGCTCACCCCGCTGCAGCGCGATCCTGCGTCGGGTCAGTCCCCCGCGCTCTTCGGCAGCGGCGAGGGACCGATGGCGCGGAACACCCGGCCCGCCGTGGTGGGCGCGCCGTCGGCTGAATCGGCGCCGCCCACGGCGCTCCGATCGAGCGACGGCCGGAGCTCGGCATACGCACGGGCCGCGGCCGAATCGTCGAAGGTGAGCGTACCGCCGCCTAGCGAGTAGGCGCCGGGATGCGCCGCGAGAATCCCGTAGACGCTGTCCAGCGACGCCAGCAGCGATGCCGTGAGCTTCGCCATCTCCGGCGACTCCCGCCGCGCCTTTCGGTTCTCCCACACCTTCACCTGGTTATTGGTCCAGTTGAGCTCCCGGCCGAGCGCGGCGCTGGAATCGGCGTAGGCCGCTTCGATCTCGGCCTCGCGCCGCCGGTACTTCGTAATGTAGGCTGCGGCCGTACCCACGCTGAGCCTCGCGGCGCGGACCTCTTCGGCGCTCTGCAAGCGCGAGGGCGCAAACAGATCGGCAAAGCCGGCGGTGCGAAGCCCCATGTCGAGCTCCGCACGTGCCGCGGCGTACGCGGCCTGATAGTGGGTGACAAGAACGGAAGGCGACATCCGCTCCGAGCCCGACCCCGGATGATGCACGGCGCCCGCCGCGATGGTCGCGGTCGGCGCCGGCGCGATGCCGGAGGTGTCGGCGGTGGGCGTGGGAATCTTCGCCGCGCTATCGGAGGATATACCGGCGCGCGTGGCGCCGCGCGCCGCGGCGGCGGTGCTGGCTGCGAGTCCACGATCGGGCGCGAGCGCGATCCGCGCCGCTTCGGCCCGCGCGGCCGCGGCCATCGCCGCCGCGGCGGACATCGAGATCTTCGACCCTGCGCCGACGGATGCGGCCGCAAACGCGCTGTTCGTACCAAAGCTCGGGACTCCGGTCGGTGCCGGCTGCGCCACGCTCGGCTGGGCAGGCGCCGCGGCCGCGGCGTCGGCGTTGGACGCGTGCTCGCCGCCGAAATGCGCCACCCCGGGGATCGCGAGGTGCAGCCCCCAGGGCGGCGGCGCGGCCTCGAGTCCCATGTTGGTGGAGAACACGAGCGCCATGCCGCTCAGTGCGATGAGGAACGGCCGGCGCGGGCGCCCCGCGCTGATCGAAAGCCGGAGCAGCGGGATGTGCGCCACCGAGGGTGCGCCGGCTTCTACGTCCTGCGGGATCTCGAGCGAGTCCGCATCGTGCGCCGCCGCATCGCCGAGCGTATGCAGCTCGACGAACGCGTGGTCCGGTGCGGCGCCCGTCGCGCCTGCGAATGGCTCCGGCTCGGATTCCTCCACCACGAGCGCCACGCCCGATGCGGCGGCCGCGGTGAGCACCGGACCGCTGGCGCCGGGGATGACCGGAGCGGGCGACGGCGACGCAGGGGAGGCGTTCTGCGCCGGCGCCACCGCACTCGCGGCCATCTCCAGAGCCTTGCGGTAGTGCGGATGGAATTCGATCGGCAGCCACTTGTCGGTGGCCTGGTGATAGATCCGCGCCTTCGGGGTGATGACGCCGCTCTTGATGGCAGTCACCATTTCGTCCAGGCTGCGGAACACGCCGACGTCGTCGGGACCAAGCTCGATGCGGTACATACGCGGCTCCGCGGAGGGGCTCCCGGCTCGGCAGGCCGGAAGGCCGGGGCCAAGCTGCGAAATTCATGCTGCCGGCTCGTGCAGCTTCCTGCATGTCAAGCTCCGTACCGCAATTTCGTGCACGGCTCAGACGCGGCGGGGCTGCGCGTGCCGAGGCCGGATGCGAACTCGCGTGTGAGTCGAGACTTGGGACGGGCGGGCCGGGCCCATTCCCGGTTCGGGAGGAGCGCGGGATCAGGGCCTGCGGGTGACGGGCCCCGCGCGCGGCGCGATGCGGCAAACCGCGCCCTGGGGCCGCGTCGCGCAAAATGCGGCGGGTTGTCGGTCCGGCGCGGCCGCGCAAGATTGCCCGCTCGATGACCGATCAGCGAGTCACGGCGCAGCCTCGACCCCTCGCGCTCGTCACCGGCGCATCCGCCGGGATTGGCCGCGAGTTTTCCGAGCAGCTCGCCGCGCGGGGCTACGATCTCCTCATCGTGGCGCGCGACGCGGCACGACTCGACGCCTTCGCGCGCCAGCTCGCCACCCGTCACGGCATCGTGGCCCACGCGATCTCGGCCGATCTCTCTCTCGACGATGGCGTGTCCCGTCTCATCGACGAAATCCGCGTGCGCGGACCGCTCGCCGTACTGGTCAACAACGCCGGCTTCGGCACCAACGGTCCGCTCGCGACGGCCCCGACCGAGTCGCAGGAGGCGATGCTCCGGCTGCACGTGCTGGCGCCGATGCGGCTCACGCAGGCGGTGCTCCCGGCGATGCTCGAGCGCGGCGCGGGCTGGCTCATCAACGTCTCGTCGATTGCGGGATTCACCAGCGCGGCGGGGCGGGTCAACTACTGCGCGACAAAAGCCTATCTCACCAATTTCAGCGAGGGACTCGCGGCCGAGCTGGCCGGCAGCGGCGTGCGGGTGCAGGCGCTCTGCCCGGGGTTCACCCACACCGAGTTTCACCACCGGATGGGCTTCGACAAATCCGAAATTCCGCCGCGGCTCTGGCTCGATGCCGGGGCGGTGGTGCGCGCGTCGCTCGCGGCCATCGAGCGCGGCGGCCCGGTCGTCTGCGTGCCCGGCGCGCGCTATAAGCTGATCGTGCTGCTCCTGCGCGTGTTGCCGGCGCGCTGGCGCATGCGGTTGGCATGGCTCGCTGCGCGCCGGCGCGCGGGCGCCGGACCGGAGCGCGCACGCACGGCGGTGTGAACGTCGAGCGATCGATCGTTCGCGGGCCGCTCGCTCAGCGCTGCCACTCGTAGAGCCCGTACAGTCCAACCGCCGCTCCCCCGATCGCGATCACGGTGCCGCCGGTATCGCCGATCAGCACGCCGGCGAGCACCGCCGCGCCGCCGACGATCGCGAGCGCACGCCCCTCGCGCCGCCCGATGTGCGATGCTTCGCGATTCACCGCCGGGTGCTCTCCGGACGCGAGCGCGCCGGCATCATCCGTTGCAATGCCGAGCCGCGCTGCGCCAAATGTGGGCCCGATCGCGGGAGCGGCCGCTGCATGCGCCGATGCCGATGCACCGGATGCGGGCGCCAGGGCGAGCGCCGCCGGCGCCTGCGCCTCGACCGCCTGGGCCTCGAGCGCCTGGGCGTGAAGCGGAGCCGAAGCGAACGTGAGCGCGATCAGTGCGGCGATACCCGGGACGCAGCGGATGCGACGCATCATTTCCTCCGGTCGTGGGGTTGAGTGACGTACGGCGGTGGGCATTCCGCAGCCGGTGATGCCCGACACGGGCCGCGAGCCGCCCGCGTGTAAAATTTCCGTCGCAGCTTCGTGACCATACTTGTGACGGAGACCAGGAGGACAAACGTGCGTGCCCTCACACTCGCAGTGCTGGCCACGGCCCTCGCCGCCCTGCCCGCCTGCAAGAAGACCGGCGAAGGCGAATACCAGGTCGAAAAGCCGGTGGTCGGCACCGAGACCGACACCGTGCATACGCCGAGCGTCGACGTCGGCACCAAGACCGACACCATCACCACGCCCGACGTGGACGTGCACAAGAAGAAGACCGAAGTGAAGGTTCCCACGGTGGACGTGAAACCACCGAAGGACGACAGCCACTAACCGTTTGCCTGGGTGCCTGCCCGGGCATTCGCACTCACCTCGCGTGCGAGGCCGTCGAGCCTCCTGGGCTCGCGGCCGAGCACCCGGCGCATGGCGGCCAACTCATCCGGGCCGGCCGCCAGCCCATGCCGCTGGAAGTGCTCGTACATGATCCTGAGGTCGTGGATCAACCACCCCGGCAGCATGGCGCGTACCATACCTTCCCACGCATCGAGATCGTTGCCCGCATAACGCACCTGGCGCCCCAGGTGGCGGCTCCAGACTTCCGCCGTGCCGCGGCCGGTGAGCACGTCCGGCCCGACGAGCGCGTACGTCATGCCGGCGTGCCCGTCCTCGGTGAGCGCCTTCACCACGACGGCCGCGATGTCCCGCACGTCCACCGGGCTCAGGCCCACGTCGCCGATCGGCGTGGGGTAGACGCCTTTGCGCATAGCGTCGAGCACCAGCAGGTCCATCTGCATGAACTGGTTCGGGCGCACGATGGTGTAGGGGATCTTGGAGCCGCGGATCGCGCGCTCGACCGGGATCTTGTTGGCGAATATCGGGATGTGGGGCGCCGAATCGACCCGGTGCACCGACATGTATACCAAGCGGCCGACCCGCGCGGCCGTTGCCGCGGCGACCGCGGCGAGCCCGAGCTCGGTCTCGTTCTGGTCGAGCGGCGTCATGAGGAACGCGCGCTCCGCGCCCGCGAAGGCCGGGCCGAGCGAGGCAGGGCTCGCCATGTCGCCGATTGCGGCGGTGGCGCCCTCGGGCAGCGCGGCACTCTTCTCCGCCGATCGCGTGAGCACCCGTACCGGCAGGCCGCGCGCGAGGAGCTCTCGCACGACCGCGCCGCCCACGTTGCCGGTTCCTCCGATCACGAGCGTGGTCATGCGCGCCTCCTCGTTAGCTTTCGCCGCTTCCCGCCGCACCGGAGTTGTCGTGCCGCTGCCCGAGTCCACACTGCGCCGACCGTCAGCCCGTGAGGGCGGAGGCGGCCGGCTGCCGACGCGCGCCGAGCTGGCGGCGCTGCTGCGCCTCGCCGTACCCGTGGTCGTGGTACAGGTGGGGCTCATGGCGATGGGCGTCGTGGACTCTATCATGGTGGGCCATGTCTCCGCCACGGCGCTCGCGGCGGTCGCCATCGGCAATCTCTACTTCTTCGGGCTCGCTGTCTTCGGCATGGGCGTGCTGCTGGCGCTCGATCCCGTCGTGTCGCAGGCGGTGGGCGCCGGGGACGAGCCGGCCGTAGCGCGCGCGTTGCAACGCGGGCTCGTGCTCGCCGCGGCGATCAGCGTACCCACGGCGCTCCTGCTGCTCACCGCCCGTCCGTTCCTCACCTGGGCCGGGCAGCCGGCGGCCGTCATCCCGGACGCGGCCGCTTACGCGGCGTGCTCGGTGCCCGGCGTACTGCCGTTCTTCGGGTTCATCGTGATACGCCAGACGCTCCAGGCGCTCCACCGGATGCGGCCCATCGTGCTCGTCATCGTGCTCGCGAACCTCGCGAACGTGGGCTTCAACTGGGTGCTCATCTACGGCCATCTCGGCATGCCGCCGCTCGGCGTGGTGGGCTCCGCCTGGTCCACCACGATCAGCCGCTGTCTCATGGGGCTCGGCATCGTGACGCTCGCCTGGCCCGAGCTGGAGAGCCGGCTCCTGCCGCTCCGGCCGGAGCTTCGCGCGTGGGCGCCGCTCGCCCGGATGTTTCGCCTCGGGCTTCCGATCGGCTTGCAGTTTCTGCTCGAGTCGAGCGTGTTCGGCACGGTGCTGCTCCTCATGGGCCGGCTCGGTACCGTGCCGGTGGCGGCGCATCAGGTCGCGATCAACATCGCGTCGCTCACCTTCATGGTGCCGCTCGGTGTGTCCAGCGCGGCCACGGTGCTCGTGGGCAACGCCGTCGGCCGGGGCGACGCGCGCGGCGCGCGGCGGGCGGCGCGCGCCTCGCTCGTGGTCGGGGCCGGGTTCATGGCGCTCACCGCGCTCGTCATGTTGCTCCTGCCGGTGCCGCTCGCCCGCGCGTATTCGCGCGACGCGGACGTGATCGCCCTGGCCGCGACGCTGCTCCCCATCGCGGGCGCGTTCCAGGTGTTCGACGGCTTGCAGGTCGTCTCGATCGGCATCCTGCGCGGGCTGGCCGACACCCGGGCGCCGTTCATCATCGCACTGCTCGGCTTCTGGCTGCTCGGTTTTCCGGTGAGCCTCTGGCTCGGCTTCCGCACGCCGCTCGGCCCTGCGGGACTCTGGTGGGGCCTCGTCGTGGGACTGGTCGCGGTGGCGACACTGCTGCTCCTCCGCGTGCGCGCGCGGCTCCGGCGCGACGTGCGGCGGTTCGCGATCGATGATGCGGGACCGGCCGCGGGCGCCCCGCTCACGCTCGCCGTCTGACGGGATGCGCGCCGGAGGTGCTGCCGGCCTGCGCCGTTCGCCTATCCACGCGGAGCCACCAGCCGCTCGCACCAGCCGAGGGCGCCGTCGACCACGAGTGCCAGCAGCGCGGCCGGAATCGCGCCGGAGAGCACCATGCGGGTGTCATTGAGCGAGAGCCCGGCGACGATCGGGTCGCCCAGCCCGCCGGCGCCGATGAACGCGGCGAGCGTCGCGGTGCCGACGTCGAGCACGGCAGCGGTGCGGATGCCGGCAAGGATCACCGGCGCCGCGAGCGGAAGGCGCACGTACCGGAGCGTCTGACCCGGCGTCATGCCGAGCGCGTGTGAAGCGCGCACCGCGTCGGGGTCGGCGGCGCGGACGCCGGTGTAGGTGTTGCGCAGGATCGGATAGAGCGAATAGAGGAAAAGCGCGACGAGCGCCGGCACCACGCCGATTCCGAGGAGCGGCAACATGAAGGCGAGGAGCGCGATGCTGGGGATCGTCTGGAGCACGCCGGCGGCGCGGATGGCCGATTCGGCGGCGCCGGCCGCGCGCTCGAGCGCGAGCCCCGCGGGGACCGCGACGAGCACCGCGGCGCCGAGCGAGAGCGCGACGAGCAGCAGGTGCCGCAGCGTGAGCCGGGCGAGCAGCGCGCGCCGATCCACGAGATAGGACAGCAGCGAGCCGCGCTCGCGCCGACCGCTGCGCGCGCCGCCGGGCGTACTCCGCGTCGCGGCGCCCGCCCGCGCTCCTGCGGCGCCGGCGCGCGACGCCACCAGCCCGAGTTGCGCCAACGCCTCGGCTGCGACCGCCGCCACCGGCCTGCTCTCCACCTCCACCTGCTCGTTGAGCCGCCGCATCGCGCTGTCGCTCAACCGTCCGCTCAGCTCGGTGAGCGCGAGCAGGGCGCCGGGGTCTTCGCGTGCGATCCGTGCGCCGGCCAGCGCGGCGGCGTAGTAGGGCGGGAAGAAGTGGCGGTCGTCCTGGAGCACCACGAGGTCGTAGCGCGCGATGAACCCGTCGGTCGAGTAGCCGTCGATCACGTCCACGCTGCCCGCGGCCAGCGCCTGGTACTTGACCGCGGGCACGAGCGGGCGCACCGCGCGGAGCTCGAGGCCGTAGGCGCGGCGAAGCCCCGGCAGTCCGTCGGGCCGACCGATGAAGTCCGGCGTGAATCCCGCCACGAGCGCCGGGCCGGCGCGCGCGAGGTCGGTGAGCGTGCGCAGGCGATAGCGCCGCGCGGTCTCCGGCCGCACCGCGATGGCGTACGTGTTCTCGAAGCCGAGCGGCGGAAGCCAGCGCATCCCCCAGCGGCGGCGGAACTCGGTCGCCACGCGGGCATAGACGGCGCGTGGGTCGGAGAGCGTCGAGTCGTGCAGGATGGCCAGAAGGCCGGTGCCGGTGTACTCGGGGTACACGTCGATGGCGCCGGATTCGAGCGCGCCGAAGGCGAGCTCCGTTGCCCCGAGCCCGAGGCGGCGGTCCACCGAATAGCCCCGCGCTTCGAGCAACTGCGCGAACAGCTCGGCCAGGAGATACGACTCGCCGAAGGGCTTCGACGCGACGATGACCGGACGCGCGGCGGTCTGCGCGCGCACCCGTCCGGCGGCCGCGAGTGCGACCACGAGCAAAAGCCCCGGGAGCGCGGCGGCGCGCGCCAGGGGCCGGCGCGCCACGGCACGGCGCGCCACCCGCCGCGTCACGCCACCCGCCGGGTCACGCCACCCGCCGGGTCACGCCACCCGCGCCCGCGTGATGAGCTCCGCCACGTACGCCGTCGCCGGCGCGCGCACCAGCTCTTCCGGGGCCGCCGTCTGCTCGATCCGCCCCCGCCTCAGCACCGCCACCCGGTCCGCCAGCTCCAGCGCCTCGCGCAGGTCGTGGGTCACGAGCACGCTGGTGAAACCCAGCTCCCGTCGCCACGCGGCGAACGCCGCCTGAAGCTCCGCCCGGGTGATCGCGTCGAGCGCGCCGAACGGCTCGTCCAACAGCACGACGCCGCGGCTCCCGGCGAGCGCCCGCGCCACCGCGGCCCGCTGCCGCTCGCCGCCGGACAGCTCGCGGGGCCAGCGCCGCCCGAATCGCTCGGCGTCGAGCCCCACCAGCCCGAGCGCCTCGCGGGCACGTTCGGTTGCGTCCACCTCTCCACGGAGCCACGGCACGAGCGCGACGTTGCGTTCCACCCGCCAGTGTGGGAGCAGGCCGCCTTCCTGCGGTACGTAGCCCATTCGTCGCCGGAGCGCCACCGGATCGAGCGTTCGCGCCTCGACGCCCTCGACCAGCACCCGTCCCGCATCAGGTTCGACCAGCCGGTTGAAGCAGCGGAGCAAGGTGCTCTTGCCCGCGCCGCTCTCGCCGATGAGCGCCACGCATTCGCCGCGAGGCACGTCGAGCGACACGTCGTCGAGCGCCACCACCGTGCCGTGGCGCTTCACCACCGCCTGCGCGGCGAGCGCAGGCGCTGAGCCTGGTTCGGGCATCCGACGATCCTAACACCCGCCGGCCCGCCCTGCGACCTGGATCACAGTCACCTCCGCCGGTCCGCGGGCAGTTTGGGCGAGCCGTTCCAGGAGCAGAGGCGTGGACAAGGCCGTCCGGGACACCCGGGGCGCGTGGTGGGGTGCGGTGGTGATCGGCGGGGGCGCGCTCTGGCTCGCCGGGTTTCTCTTCGCGCGCTGGCCGGCGCCGCTCTTTGCCAACTTCAACTCCAATTCGCCGATCGACGCCGCCTTCTTCGCGTGGGCCGGCCAGGCGGTGCGGCACGGCGGCACGCCGTACCTCACGTTCTGGGATCACAAGCCGCCGCTCGTCTTCCTCATCGACGCGGGCGCGCTTTCGATTTCGGCGGGACGCGTGTGGGGCATCTGGCTCGTGAGCCTCGCGACGCTGGTCGCGACCCTCGTGCTGGGCTACGCCGCGATGCGCCGCCTCTTCGCAACTGCCGGCACCCCCGGCGCCGCGTTCGGCGCCGTCGCCTTTGCCGCCTCCGTGCCGGCCATCATGCCGTCCAATTTGACGGAGCAGTACGTCCTGCCGCTCGAGATGGGCGCTTTGCTCGTCTTCGCGCGCGCGCGCGAAGCGCCGCACCGCTCACTCGGCGCCGGCTTTGCTCTCGGCGTGCTGGGCGGGCTGTCGTTCATGCTGCGGCAGAATCTCTTCGGGGCCGAGCTCATCGCGGCCGTGGTGCTCGCGTGGCTCATGCTGCGCGCGGCCGGCGCCGGCGCCGTCCTCCGGCTCATCATGGGCGGCGTGCTCGGCGCGCTCGCCGTCATGCTCCCGATCGTCCTCTGGCTCTGGGCGCGCGGCGCCCTCGGCGCGTTCTACGATCAGGCTTTTCACTACAACAACCTTTACACCGCCGTAAGCGTGAAGGCGCGGGTGCGCGCCGCATACGATGGGCTCCGCATGGCCACCGGCACCCTGCCGCTGGTCGTGCCGCTCGCGGGCTGGCTGCTCGCGGCGCGCCGGCTCGTACGCGGCGGCGGACCCGCC includes these proteins:
- a CDS encoding SDR family oxidoreductase, with amino-acid sequence MTDQRVTAQPRPLALVTGASAGIGREFSEQLAARGYDLLIVARDAARLDAFARQLATRHGIVAHAISADLSLDDGVSRLIDEIRVRGPLAVLVNNAGFGTNGPLATAPTESQEAMLRLHVLAPMRLTQAVLPAMLERGAGWLINVSSIAGFTSAAGRVNYCATKAYLTNFSEGLAAELAGSGVRVQALCPGFTHTEFHHRMGFDKSEIPPRLWLDAGAVVRASLAAIERGGPVVCVPGARYKLIVLLLRVLPARWRMRLAWLAARRRAGAGPERARTAV
- a CDS encoding glycosyltransferase family 39 protein: MDKAVRDTRGAWWGAVVIGGGALWLAGFLFARWPAPLFANFNSNSPIDAAFFAWAGQAVRHGGTPYLTFWDHKPPLVFLIDAGALSISAGRVWGIWLVSLATLVATLVLGYAAMRRLFATAGTPGAAFGAVAFAASVPAIMPSNLTEQYVLPLEMGALLVFARAREAPHRSLGAGFALGVLGGLSFMLRQNLFGAELIAAVVLAWLMLRAAGAGAVLRLIMGGVLGALAVMLPIVLWLWARGALGAFYDQAFHYNNLYTAVSVKARVRAAYDGLRMATGTLPLVVPLAGWLLAARRLVRGGGPADRATLLLAIAWLPLELALASVSGRAYAHYFATLLPPLALLSGYLVAEIAAALAPSVLRAAALVGALGAALAIPVALDLAVSLRADGLPRARAAQVAAVAGYVRRTTAPDARVLVWGHAADVLLLSDRRPASRFVYPLPLLTPRYADSALVASFLADLRASDPPVIIDATPNAPPGDDLVPSLGTWNPGWRYPPAATGSGSTSRAWWHMTPALHAFYDYVSAHYVLADSIGPERWAVYRLR
- a CDS encoding NmrA family NAD(P)-binding protein; the protein is MTTLVIGGTGNVGGAVVRELLARGLPVRVLTRSAEKSAALPEGATAAIGDMASPASLGPAFAGAERAFLMTPLDQNETELGLAAVAAATAARVGRLVYMSVHRVDSAPHIPIFANKIPVERAIRGSKIPYTIVRPNQFMQMDLLVLDAMRKGVYPTPIGDVGLSPVDVRDIAAVVVKALTEDGHAGMTYALVGPDVLTGRGTAEVWSRHLGRQVRYAGNDLDAWEGMVRAMLPGWLIHDLRIMYEHFQRHGLAAGPDELAAMRRVLGREPRRLDGLAREVSANARAGTQANG
- a CDS encoding glycine betaine ABC transporter substrate-binding protein, translating into MTRRVARRAVARRPLARAAALPGLLLVVALAAAGRVRAQTAARPVIVASKPFGESYLLAELFAQLLEARGYSVDRRLGLGATELAFGALESGAIDVYPEYTGTGLLAILHDSTLSDPRAVYARVATEFRRRWGMRWLPPLGFENTYAIAVRPETARRYRLRTLTDLARAGPALVAGFTPDFIGRPDGLPGLRRAYGLELRAVRPLVPAVKYQALAAGSVDVIDGYSTDGFIARYDLVVLQDDRHFFPPYYAAALAGARIAREDPGALLALTELSGRLSDSAMRRLNEQVEVESRPVAAVAAEALAQLGLVASRAGAAGARAGAATRSTPGGARSGRRERGSLLSYLVDRRALLARLTLRHLLLVALSLGAAVLVAVPAGLALERAAGAAESAIRAAGVLQTIPSIALLAFMLPLLGIGVVPALVALFLYSLYPILRNTYTGVRAADPDAVRASHALGMTPGQTLRYVRLPLAAPVILAGIRTAAVLDVGTATLAAFIGAGGLGDPIVAGLSLNDTRMVLSGAIPAALLALVVDGALGWCERLVAPRG
- a CDS encoding MATE family efflux transporter, which encodes MPLPESTLRRPSAREGGGGRLPTRAELAALLRLAVPVVVVQVGLMAMGVVDSIMVGHVSATALAAVAIGNLYFFGLAVFGMGVLLALDPVVSQAVGAGDEPAVARALQRGLVLAAAISVPTALLLLTARPFLTWAGQPAAVIPDAAAYAACSVPGVLPFFGFIVIRQTLQALHRMRPIVLVIVLANLANVGFNWVLIYGHLGMPPLGVVGSAWSTTISRCLMGLGIVTLAWPELESRLLPLRPELRAWAPLARMFRLGLPIGLQFLLESSVFGTVLLLMGRLGTVPVAAHQVAINIASLTFMVPLGVSSAATVLVGNAVGRGDARGARRAARASLVVGAGFMALTALVMLLLPVPLARAYSRDADVIALAATLLPIAGAFQVFDGLQVVSIGILRGLADTRAPFIIALLGFWLLGFPVSLWLGFRTPLGPAGLWWGLVVGLVAVATLLLLRVRARLRRDVRRFAIDDAGPAAGAPLTLAV
- a CDS encoding ATP-binding cassette domain-containing protein, which gives rise to MPEPGSAPALAAQAVVKRHGTVVALDDVSLDVPRGECVALIGESGAGKSTLLRCFNRLVEPDAGRVLVEGVEARTLDPVALRRRMGYVPQEGGLLPHWRVERNVALVPWLRGEVDATERAREALGLVGLDAERFGRRWPRELSGGERQRAAVARALAGSRGVVLLDEPFGALDAITRAELQAAFAAWRRELGFTSVLVTHDLREALELADRVAVLRRGRIEQTAAPEELVRAPATAYVAELITRARVA